From the Achromobacter xylosoxidans A8 genome, the window CCCAGGCCCATGACGCTCAGGCTGGCCGCCAAGGGAAAGTTCATGGATGAGAATCCCAACTGGTAGACCAGCGTGGAGACGGTCGGCACGCGGCCCCCGCCTATCATCTGCGGCGTGGCGAAGGCGCTGAAGGTCCAGGCGAAGGACGTAGTGATGCTGGCCAGGATGCCTGGCATGGACAGCGGCAGGGTAATGGTCAGGAAGGTGCGCACCGGCCCCGCGCCCAGGCTTTCGGCGGCCTTTTCGTAATCGCGGTCGATGTGCGAGATGGCGGTGGCCAGCATCAACACGACCACGGGGATGGTGACATGCACCAGCGCCACCAGCACGCCGAGGTGGCTGAACATCAGCGTCAGCGGCGTGTCTATCATGCCCAGCTTGAGCAGCATCGAATTGATGAATCCGGTGCTGCCCAGCACGATGATCCAGGAATAGGTGCGCACGATCTCGCCCAGGAAGAGCGGCGTGATGGAAACGATCAGGATGAAAGACTTGATATAGCGGTTGCGTACCCTGACCAGGGCGTACGCCAGCGGATAGGCCACGAGCAGGGAGCAGACCGTGGTTTCGACGCTCAGGCGCAGGGTGTTGGTAAAGGCGTCGAGATAGATCTGCTTCCCCAGGCCCGAGAAGTTATTCAGCGTCAGGCCGCCGACATCCAAGGAGCCGGGAATGAAGGTGCGCAAGCTGTACTGCAGCACGGCCGCCATGGCGACGCAGATGCACAGCGCGATGAAGCTTGCCGGGGAGATCAGCCATCCCCTCAGTGTGGAACGCGCATCCATGGTGTACCCATCCATCGTGTACGGTGAGAACGAGGGGGAGGCCGCGGACCGTGAGGCCGCGGCGTCCGGCAATCAGTTCATGATGTTCTCGGTGAACCACTTGCGCCACTCGGCGGTCTTCTCGGCGCGCAGCTTGTCGTCGATGACGATGGCTTGGGTATCCCATTGCTGCTTGGTCGTGAATACGCCCGGCAGCGCGGCGTCTTCGGGCGAGACCTTGGCGTCGTCGACCACCGGGCTGGCTTTCTTGGCGGCCACGATCTTGGCCTGCACCTCTGGCGACAGGGCGATGTTCATGAACTTGTAGGCGAGGTCGGTTTTGGCGCTGCCTTTCATGATGGCCATGGTGTCCACGCCCAGCACCGCGCCTTCCTTGGGCATCGCCACCTTGATCGGCACGCCTTGGCCGATCATGTAGTACGCATTCATGGACAGCACGATCTGCACCGGTGTCTCGCCGGCGGCGATCAGTTGCTGGCTGTTGGCGTCGTTGGTGTAGAAGGCCTTGAAGTTGGGTTTCAGGGCCTTGAGCTTGTCCTGGCCTTTTTCCCAAGTGCGGGCGTCGCCGCCAGAGAGCAAGGCTGAAATGTCGATGATGTGGCTGGGGTCGAAATCCGGCGCCGACAGCTTGTTTTTCAGAGCCGGATTCCAGAGGTCGTTCCAGCTGTTGAAGGTGATGCCGGGTGGAATCAGGTCGGGGCGATAGCCGATGGTGTACACATACGCC encodes:
- a CDS encoding ABC transporter permease codes for the protein MDARSTLRGWLISPASFIALCICVAMAAVLQYSLRTFIPGSLDVGGLTLNNFSGLGKQIYLDAFTNTLRLSVETTVCSLLVAYPLAYALVRVRNRYIKSFILIVSITPLFLGEIVRTYSWIIVLGSTGFINSMLLKLGMIDTPLTLMFSHLGVLVALVHVTIPVVVLMLATAISHIDRDYEKAAESLGAGPVRTFLTITLPLSMPGILASITTSFAWTFSAFATPQMIGGGRVPTVSTLVYQLGFSSMNFPLAASLSVMGLGLTAISLMLLGRVTRRLKAIGGH
- a CDS encoding ABC transporter substrate-binding protein, which codes for MIKRLICAGMLAGAALAGTAQAQDALVVSTWGGSFRDLIDESIGKEFTRQTGVPVKYITGGTIDRLNKAKLATKPESDITFTTSHIGWLYVNAGLYEKLDLSKIPNYSHLVDRARISPYHIGSWAYVYTIGYRPDLIPPGITFNSWNDLWNPALKNKLSAPDFDPSHIIDISALLSGGDARTWEKGQDKLKALKPNFKAFYTNDANSQQLIAAGETPVQIVLSMNAYYMIGQGVPIKVAMPKEGAVLGVDTMAIMKGSAKTDLAYKFMNIALSPEVQAKIVAAKKASPVVDDAKVSPEDAALPGVFTTKQQWDTQAIVIDDKLRAEKTAEWRKWFTENIMN